One window from the genome of Acinetobacter sp. ANC 7912 encodes:
- a CDS encoding Nif3-like dinuclear metal center hexameric protein, giving the protein MAKLQDIIQWCDQTLAAAEFKDYAPNGLQIEGKAEVNKILCAVTASQGAIEAAIDQGADLLLVHHGYFWKGEPYPITGMRGQRIKTLIKNDISLVGYHLPLDSHPTFGNNAAIADLLELEHLEPLDPNERRPIGNIGYLKQPMSPEAFKAYVSERLDYDAIHLPADKTEIQKVGFCTGGAQDFIHKAAAQNCDAYISGEVSERTFYEAQELNVHYFACGHHATEKYGVQRLTKAISQQFNIEYSYFELNNPI; this is encoded by the coding sequence ATGGCGAAATTACAGGATATTATTCAGTGGTGTGACCAGACTTTAGCTGCTGCTGAATTTAAGGACTATGCCCCGAATGGTTTGCAAATCGAAGGCAAAGCTGAGGTCAATAAAATCCTCTGTGCCGTGACCGCTTCACAAGGCGCAATTGAAGCAGCGATTGACCAAGGTGCTGACCTGTTACTGGTACATCATGGCTATTTCTGGAAAGGTGAACCGTATCCGATTACCGGCATGCGCGGCCAACGCATTAAGACCTTAATTAAAAATGATATTTCTCTGGTGGGCTATCACTTACCTTTAGATAGTCACCCTACATTTGGTAATAATGCAGCCATTGCCGACCTGCTGGAACTGGAACATCTTGAACCGCTTGACCCGAATGAACGCCGCCCAATTGGGAATATCGGTTATTTAAAACAACCGATGAGTCCAGAAGCCTTTAAAGCCTATGTCTCAGAACGCTTGGACTATGATGCCATTCATTTACCAGCAGACAAGACAGAAATTCAAAAAGTCGGCTTCTGTACCGGTGGCGCACAGGATTTTATTCATAAAGCTGCAGCACAAAACTGCGACGCCTATATTTCCGGCGAAGTTTCAGAACGCACTTTCTATGAAGCACAAGAACTAAATGTACATTATTTCGCCTGCGGTCATCATGCCACTGAAAAATATGGTGTTCAACGCCTAACAAAAGCTATTTCACAGCAGTTTAATATTGAGTATAGTTACTTCGAATTAAACAATCCGATTTAA
- a CDS encoding lipase family protein has translation MNNIVKNGFKKTCLAVVCSMSLLMTACNDDDDDRRIPVTPDERIFLSQQPYTADTFAEASNIQVMRYNMPNVRGDLAEATAMVLYPNTPRPRDGWRVVVWEHGTVGSGDSCAPSRNLLNTNFKTLASSLLAQGYVIVAPDYEGLGTRGIHPYLHLNSAAQSAIYAVRAFKQQQGNNFNGAWVSVEQSQGGHASLATAQVADNDPNYKAAVAAAPASSLGVIISQVAPQALKDLVDAGQVETAKAVYAELLAYAAYVAVGIKAYEPDFNYRNIFSERAGVVAEKAEGSTGENGLCLSPLIGAYIEDINLYLNENEDRTVLDYPGLVNDFQNNPSVAKFLTENQPGTEKINVPVMIIQGTADMAVPYPITEALQQNLADLGTSVTFVPVENASHTQAIVQSNTQLVDFIREHMPANTPR, from the coding sequence ATGAATAATATAGTGAAAAACGGTTTCAAAAAAACCTGTCTGGCAGTTGTTTGTTCGATGTCATTGTTGATGACAGCGTGTAATGACGATGATGATGACCGCCGTATTCCCGTCACTCCTGATGAAAGGATTTTCTTAAGTCAACAGCCTTATACTGCTGATACATTTGCTGAAGCATCGAATATTCAGGTCATGCGCTATAACATGCCAAATGTGCGCGGTGACTTAGCCGAAGCAACTGCTATGGTACTTTATCCGAATACTCCACGACCTCGTGATGGCTGGCGTGTTGTGGTTTGGGAGCATGGAACGGTAGGAAGTGGTGATTCATGTGCGCCAAGTCGTAATTTGCTTAATACAAACTTTAAAACCTTGGCAAGCAGTCTTCTTGCACAAGGATATGTCATCGTCGCCCCGGATTATGAAGGATTAGGTACTCGGGGAATCCATCCTTATTTACATTTGAATAGCGCCGCCCAATCAGCAATTTATGCGGTAAGAGCCTTTAAACAGCAACAAGGTAATAATTTTAATGGAGCATGGGTATCGGTGGAGCAATCGCAAGGAGGACATGCTTCACTTGCTACAGCTCAAGTCGCTGATAATGATCCAAATTACAAGGCAGCGGTTGCAGCTGCACCTGCCTCAAGCTTAGGTGTAATTATTAGTCAGGTAGCACCACAAGCTTTAAAAGACTTGGTCGATGCTGGGCAGGTTGAAACGGCAAAAGCTGTCTATGCTGAATTGCTTGCGTATGCGGCTTATGTAGCTGTAGGCATCAAAGCTTATGAGCCAGATTTTAATTATCGAAATATTTTTTCTGAACGAGCTGGAGTTGTGGCTGAAAAGGCCGAAGGGAGCACTGGCGAAAATGGACTTTGTTTAAGTCCTTTAATTGGTGCTTATATAGAGGACATTAATTTATATCTAAATGAAAATGAGGATAGGACTGTTCTGGATTATCCAGGTTTGGTAAATGATTTTCAGAATAATCCGTCAGTGGCAAAATTCCTAACAGAAAATCAACCTGGAACAGAAAAAATTAATGTGCCTGTGATGATTATTCAAGGAACAGCAGATATGGCAGTACCATATCCAATCACTGAGGCGTTACAGCAAAACTTAGCTGATCTGGGTACATCCGTAACTTTTGTTCCTGTTGAAAATGCATCGCATACGCAAGCGATTGTTCAAAGTAATACTCAATTGGTTGATTTTATTCGTGAACATATGCCAGCAAATACACCACGATAA
- a CDS encoding DUF2726 domain-containing protein, producing MFHLSQIIFFVIGCLATFALICLLFPQLFARRQKFYPKRVITPFESKMFTRLKDAFPHHHILVQVAFSALITHDNIKMRSKFNRKVTDFVVMDRDYNVVAIIELDDPSHIGKEKEDAERDAMLIAAGYTVVRYTEIPSIRQLQRDLR from the coding sequence GTGTTCCATTTGAGTCAGATTATTTTCTTTGTGATTGGCTGCCTGGCAACGTTTGCCTTGATTTGCCTGCTCTTCCCACAACTCTTCGCCCGTCGACAAAAATTTTATCCCAAACGTGTCATTACACCGTTTGAAAGCAAGATGTTCACTCGTCTAAAAGATGCCTTTCCACATCATCATATCTTGGTGCAAGTGGCTTTTAGCGCGCTAATCACGCATGACAATATAAAAATGCGCAGCAAGTTCAACCGCAAGGTCACGGACTTTGTGGTGATGGATCGGGACTATAATGTGGTGGCAATTATCGAGCTAGACGACCCAAGTCATATTGGCAAAGAAAAAGAAGATGCGGAACGTGATGCGATGCTGATCGCTGCAGGCTATACCGTTGTCCGATACACCGAGATTCCGAGTATCAGACAACTACAGCGAGATTTAAGATAG
- a CDS encoding superoxide dismutase codes for MTTITLPPLPYDYDALAPHISKETLEYHHDKHHNTYVVNLNNLIAGTELEGKTLEEIIKATAGDASKAGVFNNAAQVWNHTFYWNCLTKNGGGKATGALAAKIDEAFGSYEKFAEEFANAAATQFGSGWAWLVADEVNGNLSILKTSNADTPMAHGKIAVLTIDVWEHAYYIDYRNARPKYISTFLESLVNWDYANAKYAGQPAGVEK; via the coding sequence ATGACAACCATTACTTTACCACCATTACCATACGACTACGACGCTCTTGCTCCACACATCAGCAAAGAAACTTTAGAATACCACCACGACAAACACCACAACACTTACGTGGTTAACCTGAACAACCTGATCGCTGGTACTGAGCTTGAAGGCAAAACTCTGGAAGAAATCATCAAAGCAACTGCTGGCGATGCTTCTAAAGCAGGTGTATTCAACAACGCCGCTCAAGTATGGAACCACACTTTCTACTGGAACTGCTTAACTAAAAACGGTGGCGGTAAAGCAACTGGCGCTTTGGCTGCAAAAATTGACGAAGCTTTCGGTTCTTACGAAAAATTCGCTGAAGAATTTGCTAACGCTGCTGCTACTCAATTCGGTTCAGGTTGGGCTTGGTTAGTTGCTGACGAAGTAAACGGTAACCTTTCTATTCTGAAAACTTCTAATGCTGATACTCCAATGGCTCACGGTAAAATTGCTGTCCTGACTATCGACGTTTGGGAACACGCTTACTACATCGACTACCGTAACGCTCGTCCTAAATATATCTCTACTTTCCTTGAAAGCCTGGTGAACTGGGACTACGCTAACGCTAAATATGCAGGTCAACCTGCTGGTGTTGAGAAATAA
- a CDS encoding transposase, giving the protein MNPLASLAPAIKDIASAQKNSFATTQAVWRFLNNDKISFKQLNEPIQKLACDQIKTSLHRYALVIHDWSQIQYVTHRNKTQKLQRTHQYDSGYELQTSLLVDAASGLPVAPLAQTLSSASGCYSTFNEQQTERKTHLDSLSEQIQKVEQFPLDKTCVHIIDREGDSIAHLRELSSHGFQWLIRAKEGNRIEHQGEICKVGEVAERIEIQQVKPISYKGNQHMLYVGETNVRLTRAAKSNKKDCLGQRVAPQKGAAIEARLIIAVVKDINEKTVARWSLISNVPTEITAVELTTWYYWRWSIECYFKLLKQAGHDIESWLQTTPEAILRRLLISCMACVLTWRVQRCTDEQNQKVRAFLTRLSGRQQKRGKVESAPAILAGLSILLNTLQLLSEYSIDELNEIATIALGT; this is encoded by the coding sequence ATGAATCCTCTTGCTTCACTTGCTCCTGCAATCAAAGATATTGCCTCTGCTCAAAAAAATAGTTTCGCAACGACGCAAGCTGTATGGCGGTTTTTAAATAATGATAAAATCTCATTTAAACAATTAAATGAACCTATTCAAAAACTTGCTTGTGATCAGATTAAGACATCGCTGCATCGTTATGCTTTAGTTATTCATGATTGGTCACAAATCCAATATGTGACACATCGTAATAAAACCCAAAAACTCCAAAGGACACATCAGTACGACTCAGGCTATGAATTACAAACGAGCTTACTTGTTGATGCTGCTTCTGGACTACCTGTTGCTCCATTAGCTCAGACCCTTTCTAGTGCTTCAGGTTGCTATTCGACATTCAATGAGCAACAGACCGAACGTAAAACCCATTTAGACTCCCTTTCTGAACAAATTCAAAAAGTTGAACAGTTTCCTCTTGATAAAACCTGCGTACATATTATTGATCGTGAAGGAGATTCCATTGCTCATCTCAGGGAATTAAGCAGTCATGGTTTTCAATGGCTTATTCGAGCAAAGGAAGGAAATCGGATTGAGCATCAGGGTGAAATATGTAAAGTTGGAGAAGTTGCTGAACGTATCGAAATACAGCAAGTGAAACCCATTTCTTATAAGGGTAATCAACATATGCTTTATGTTGGAGAAACCAATGTTCGGCTTACCCGTGCTGCAAAATCAAATAAAAAAGATTGTTTAGGTCAAAGAGTTGCTCCTCAGAAAGGTGCTGCAATTGAGGCTAGACTGATTATTGCGGTGGTTAAAGATATTAATGAAAAGACAGTTGCAAGATGGTCATTGATCAGTAATGTACCAACTGAGATTACCGCAGTAGAACTGACGACTTGGTATTACTGGCGTTGGTCAATCGAATGTTATTTCAAACTTCTCAAGCAAGCAGGCCATGATATTGAGTCATGGCTTCAGACTACGCCAGAAGCGATTTTAAGGCGTTTGCTAATCAGTTGTATGGCTTGTGTGTTGACGTGGAGAGTACAGCGTTGTACAGATGAACAAAATCAGAAAGTCCGTGCATTTTTGACTAGACTTTCAGGTAGACAACAGAAAAGAGGCAAGGTAGAGAGTGCGCCTGCCATATTGGCAGGACTCTCGATTTTACTAAATACTCTTCAACTGCTCTCAGAATATTCAATAGATGAACTGAATGAAATCGCAACTATTGCACTAGGTACCTAA
- a CDS encoding S1C family serine protease, with the protein MRRTFTWLPWVLLILVIIIFLGWHQYQKPKAPVAPDGVKMPAEKVEPLLETARTGGVSSYSNAVKVAAPAVVNIFTTQKVKKQDNPLLNDPVFREFFGDQLPEQFSQGPNENSLGSGVIVRADGYILTNNHVIARADQIIVALNDGRRAEAKVIGTDPDTDLAVIKIELDKLPVLPFKLSGNEVGDVVLAIGNPFGVGQTVTQGIISATGRSDLGINTYEDFIQTDAAINPGNSGGALIDVAGNLIGVNTAIFSQSGGSLGIGFAIPAKICQQVMNAILKDGRVVRGWLGISLMPSQRNELSQAVEQGVVVADVLANGPSAKAGLKRGDRIIKVDKEVITTASHLINYVALQAPGSKIIIEVERDGKKLDLEVTVGERQAQQNASSQYIPLPR; encoded by the coding sequence GTGCGTCGGACCTTTACATGGTTACCTTGGGTGTTGTTGATCCTAGTGATCATCATTTTTCTTGGGTGGCATCAATATCAGAAGCCCAAGGCACCTGTCGCACCAGATGGTGTGAAGATGCCTGCGGAGAAAGTCGAGCCTTTACTGGAAACGGCACGTACGGGTGGGGTGAGCTCCTATAGTAATGCGGTTAAAGTGGCTGCACCAGCCGTTGTGAATATCTTCACTACCCAGAAAGTGAAGAAACAGGACAATCCTTTATTGAATGATCCGGTGTTCCGTGAGTTTTTTGGGGATCAGCTTCCAGAGCAGTTCTCGCAAGGGCCGAATGAAAACAGTCTGGGTTCTGGGGTGATTGTACGTGCGGATGGTTACATCCTGACCAATAACCACGTGATTGCACGTGCTGATCAGATCATTGTGGCCTTGAATGATGGTCGTCGTGCTGAAGCCAAAGTGATTGGTACTGATCCGGATACGGATCTGGCCGTGATCAAGATTGAACTTGATAAACTGCCGGTCTTGCCATTTAAACTGAGTGGTAATGAGGTCGGAGATGTGGTGCTGGCAATTGGTAACCCGTTTGGTGTTGGCCAAACCGTGACTCAAGGGATTATCTCAGCCACAGGTCGTTCTGATCTGGGGATTAATACCTATGAAGACTTTATTCAGACCGATGCAGCGATTAACCCGGGTAACTCAGGTGGTGCGCTGATTGATGTGGCGGGTAACTTGATTGGGGTGAATACCGCGATCTTCTCGCAATCTGGTGGTTCACTGGGGATTGGCTTTGCAATTCCAGCAAAAATCTGTCAGCAAGTGATGAATGCAATCCTGAAAGACGGTCGTGTAGTGCGTGGCTGGCTCGGTATCAGTTTGATGCCGTCACAGCGCAATGAACTATCGCAGGCGGTTGAGCAGGGTGTGGTCGTTGCAGATGTATTGGCAAATGGTCCTTCAGCCAAAGCCGGTCTAAAACGTGGTGACCGCATTATCAAGGTGGATAAAGAAGTGATTACGACCGCTTCCCACTTGATCAACTATGTGGCATTACAAGCTCCAGGTAGCAAAATCATCATTGAAGTGGAGCGTGATGGCAAGAAACTGGATCTGGAAGTAACTGTTGGTGAACGTCAAGCCCAGCAAAATGCGTCTTCGCAATATATTCCATTGCCACGCTAA
- the tnpA gene encoding IS200/IS605 family transposase: MDNSQEIRTGRHCVFNMHVHLVFVAKYRRDVFTKAMLETMNEVFKRICLDFEAKLVEFDGEHDHVHLLVNYPPKVAISSLVNSLKGASSRILRTKHPEIKNKLWGNALWSPSYFAASCGGAPIGIIKQYIQQQQTPH, from the coding sequence ATGGATAATAGTCAAGAGATTAGAACAGGTCGTCACTGTGTTTTTAATATGCACGTTCATTTAGTCTTTGTGGCTAAATATCGTAGAGATGTTTTTACCAAAGCTATGCTCGAAACTATGAATGAAGTATTCAAGCGCATTTGCTTAGACTTTGAAGCTAAGTTGGTAGAATTTGATGGTGAGCATGATCATGTTCATTTACTTGTGAACTATCCACCAAAAGTAGCTATTTCTAGCTTGGTTAACAGCCTAAAAGGTGCATCTAGTCGTATTTTAAGAACTAAACACCCTGAAATTAAAAACAAATTATGGGGGAATGCTTTGTGGTCGCCTAGTTATTTCGCTGCATCGTGTGGAGGTGCTCCCATTGGGATTATTAAACAATATATCCAACAACAGCAAACACCGCATTAG
- a CDS encoding transposase, with protein sequence MKTLKLRIKDKHCKVLDQLASEVNFVWNYVNDLCFKHLQRKQQFFSAYDIAKYTKGTSKECNLHSQTIQAVAEELVTRRKQFKKAKLKWRVSNKKNARRSLGWIPFKKVAVKYADGYVQYGKHQFKLWDSYGLSKYNVKTGSFVEDSRGHWYVCLVVDSIKTEKTTAKTSIGIDLGLKDLATCSDGVKFKAPKIYRQYEQKLGIAQRARNKKRVKAIHAKIKNLRQNMLHQFSHKLVNEHAAIFVGNVNAKALAQTKLAKSVLDAGWTTLRTMLKYKCENAGVWYEEVNEAYTTQTCSCCGSRSSSLKGRAGLGIREWQCVECGTFHDRDINSALNILALGHGRLAGGISVL encoded by the coding sequence ATGAAGACACTTAAATTACGTATAAAAGACAAACATTGCAAGGTGCTAGACCAATTGGCATCTGAAGTTAATTTTGTCTGGAACTATGTCAATGATTTGTGTTTTAAACACTTGCAAAGAAAACAACAATTCTTTTCAGCTTACGATATTGCTAAATACACGAAAGGTACATCAAAAGAGTGCAATTTGCACAGCCAAACCATACAGGCAGTTGCGGAAGAATTAGTTACTCGAAGAAAGCAATTTAAAAAAGCCAAGCTAAAATGGCGTGTCAGTAACAAAAAAAATGCTAGACGTTCTCTCGGTTGGATTCCATTTAAAAAAGTGGCGGTGAAATATGCCGATGGGTATGTCCAATACGGCAAGCATCAATTCAAGCTATGGGACAGTTACGGACTAAGTAAATACAATGTTAAAACAGGCTCGTTTGTCGAGGATAGCCGAGGGCATTGGTATGTATGTCTTGTGGTTGATTCAATTAAAACAGAGAAAACCACCGCTAAAACCTCAATTGGCATTGATCTAGGACTCAAAGACCTTGCGACTTGCTCAGATGGTGTAAAGTTCAAAGCGCCTAAAATCTATCGTCAATATGAACAAAAACTTGGTATTGCTCAAAGAGCAAGAAATAAAAAACGTGTCAAAGCGATTCATGCCAAGATCAAAAATCTACGTCAAAATATGCTGCATCAATTCAGTCATAAACTGGTGAATGAACATGCAGCCATCTTCGTTGGTAATGTGAATGCCAAAGCATTGGCACAGACAAAATTAGCTAAGTCTGTACTCGATGCAGGTTGGACGACCTTAAGAACCATGCTCAAGTATAAATGCGAGAACGCAGGGGTATGGTATGAAGAAGTCAATGAAGCCTATACCACCCAAACTTGCTCGTGCTGCGGCTCACGCTCCAGTAGTCTGAAAGGTAGAGCAGGACTTGGAATAAGAGAATGGCAGTGTGTGGAGTGCGGTACATTCCACGATAGAGATATAAACTCAGCACTGAATATTCTTGCGCTCGGACATGGGCGTCTCGCAGGAGGAATCTCCGTCCTTTAG
- a CDS encoding transposase: MNPLASLAPAIKDIASAQKNSFATTQAVWRFLNNDKISFKQLNEPIQKLTCDQIKTSLHRYALVIHDWSQIQYVTHRNKTQKLQRTHQYDSGYELQTSLLVDAASGLPVAPLAQTLSSASGCYSTFNEQQTERKTHLDSLSEQIQKVEQFPLDKTCVHIIDREGDSIAHLRELSSHGFQWLIRAKEGNRIEHQGEICKVGEVAERIEIQQVKPISYKGNQHMLYVGETNVRLTRAAKSNKKDCLGQRVAPQKGAAIEARLIIAVVKDINEKTVARWSLISNVPTEITAVELTTWYYWRWSIECYFKLLKQAGHDIESWLQTTPEAILRRLLISCMACVLTWRVQRCTDEQNQKVRAFLTRLSGRQQKRGKVESAPAILAGLSILLNTLQLLSEYSIDELNEIATIALGT, translated from the coding sequence ATGAATCCTCTTGCTTCACTTGCTCCTGCAATCAAAGATATTGCCTCTGCTCAAAAAAATAGTTTCGCAACGACGCAAGCTGTATGGCGGTTTTTAAATAATGATAAAATCTCATTTAAACAATTAAATGAACCTATTCAAAAACTTACTTGTGATCAGATTAAGACATCGCTGCATCGTTATGCTTTAGTTATTCATGATTGGTCACAAATCCAATATGTGACACATCGTAATAAAACCCAAAAACTCCAAAGGACACATCAGTACGACTCAGGCTATGAATTACAAACGAGCTTACTTGTTGATGCTGCTTCTGGACTACCTGTTGCTCCATTAGCTCAGACCCTTTCTAGTGCTTCAGGTTGCTATTCGACATTCAATGAGCAACAGACCGAACGTAAAACCCATTTAGACTCCCTTTCTGAACAAATTCAAAAAGTTGAACAGTTTCCTCTTGATAAAACCTGCGTACATATTATTGATCGTGAAGGAGATTCCATTGCTCATCTCAGGGAATTAAGCAGTCATGGTTTTCAATGGCTTATTCGAGCAAAGGAAGGAAATCGGATTGAGCATCAGGGTGAAATATGTAAAGTTGGAGAAGTTGCTGAACGTATCGAAATACAGCAAGTGAAACCCATTTCTTATAAGGGTAATCAACATATGCTTTATGTTGGAGAAACCAATGTTCGGCTTACCCGTGCTGCAAAATCAAATAAAAAAGATTGTTTAGGTCAAAGAGTTGCTCCTCAGAAAGGTGCTGCAATTGAGGCTAGACTGATTATTGCGGTGGTTAAAGATATTAATGAAAAGACAGTTGCAAGATGGTCATTGATCAGTAATGTACCAACTGAGATTACCGCAGTAGAACTGACGACTTGGTATTACTGGCGTTGGTCAATCGAATGTTATTTCAAACTTCTCAAGCAAGCAGGCCATGATATTGAGTCATGGCTTCAGACTACGCCAGAAGCGATTTTAAGGCGTTTGCTAATCAGTTGTATGGCTTGTGTGTTGACGTGGAGAGTACAGCGTTGTACAGATGAACAAAATCAGAAAGTCCGTGCATTTTTGACTAGACTTTCAGGTAGACAACAGAAAAGAGGCAAGGTAGAGAGTGCGCCTGCCATATTGGCAGGACTCTCGATTTTACTAAATACTCTTCAACTGCTCTCAGAATATTCAATAGATGAACTGAATGAAATCGCAACTATTGCACTAGGTACCTAA